In Nocardia asteroides, a single genomic region encodes these proteins:
- a CDS encoding DUF3040 domain-containing protein: MPLSEHEQRMLEQIESALYAEDPKFASSVRGGRLRTTTSRRRLQAGALFVLGLVLLIAGIAIPVRPGGFPVISLVGFIVMFGAGVLLLVGGSRAAARAEGTEAGGGAAGGRAQPRGGRQQRRSGGFSERMEDRFRKRFEQD, encoded by the coding sequence GTGCCACTCTCCGAGCACGAGCAGCGCATGCTCGAACAGATCGAGAGCGCGCTCTATGCTGAGGATCCGAAATTCGCGTCGTCCGTCCGCGGCGGGCGCCTCCGCACAACGACGAGCCGCCGCAGACTGCAGGCCGGAGCGCTCTTCGTGCTCGGGCTCGTCCTGCTGATCGCCGGCATCGCCATTCCGGTCCGGCCGGGCGGGTTCCCCGTCATCAGCCTGGTCGGTTTCATCGTCATGTTCGGCGCGGGTGTCCTGCTGCTGGTCGGGGGCTCCCGGGCGGCAGCGCGGGCCGAGGGAACGGAGGCGGGCGGCGGTGCCGCCGGTGGCCGCGCCCAGCCCCGCGGCGGTCGGCAGCAGCGCCGCTCCGGCGGCTTCTCCGAGCGCATGGAGGACCGCTTCCGCAAGCGCTTCGAACAGGACTGA
- the rsmH gene encoding 16S rRNA (cytosine(1402)-N(4))-methyltransferase RsmH: MHDAQPGPRHVPVLLRRCDSLLGPALDAPGAVYLDATLGLGGHAEHFLREYPELRLVGLDRDTTALELAGARLAPYADRVTLVHTRYDGIPEALERAGVGSGGVSGILMDLGVSSMQLDLAERGFAYSIDAPLDMRMDPTTGPTAADVLNTYSHGDLARVLKTYGEERFAGKIASEVLRRRQQRPFRTSAELVELLYATIPAATRRTGGHPAKRTFQALRVEVNAELDSLRAALPAALDALRVGGRLVVLAYQSLEDRVVKQELAKHTVSRTPAGLPMELPGMGPTFRLLTRGAEKATDAEIEENPRAAPVRLRAVERIEEGPIS; encoded by the coding sequence GTGCACGACGCACAGCCAGGCCCCCGGCACGTGCCGGTGCTGCTCCGGCGGTGTGATTCCCTCCTCGGCCCCGCGCTCGACGCCCCCGGCGCCGTCTACCTGGACGCCACCCTCGGCCTCGGCGGGCACGCCGAGCACTTCCTGCGCGAGTACCCGGAGCTCCGGCTGGTCGGGCTGGACCGGGACACCACCGCGCTGGAACTCGCGGGCGCCCGGCTCGCGCCCTACGCCGACCGGGTCACCCTGGTGCACACCCGCTACGACGGCATCCCGGAGGCGCTGGAGCGCGCCGGGGTCGGCAGCGGCGGTGTCTCCGGAATCCTGATGGACCTCGGCGTCTCGTCCATGCAGCTCGATCTGGCCGAGCGCGGTTTCGCCTACTCCATCGACGCGCCGCTCGACATGCGGATGGACCCGACCACCGGCCCCACCGCCGCCGACGTGCTCAACACCTACAGCCACGGCGACCTGGCCCGGGTGCTGAAGACCTACGGCGAGGAGCGCTTCGCGGGCAAGATCGCCTCCGAGGTGCTGCGCCGCAGGCAGCAGCGGCCGTTCCGGACCAGCGCCGAACTCGTCGAACTGCTCTACGCCACCATCCCCGCCGCCACCCGCCGCACCGGCGGGCACCCGGCCAAGCGCACCTTCCAGGCCCTGCGGGTGGAGGTGAACGCCGAACTCGACTCGCTGCGGGCCGCGCTGCCCGCCGCGCTCGACGCGCTGCGGGTCGGCGGGCGGCTCGTCGTGCTCGCCTACCAGTCGCTGGAAGACCGCGTGGTCAAACAGGAACTGGCGAAGCACACGGTCTCCCGCACCCCGGCCGGGCTCCCGATGGAGCTGCCCGGCATGGGCCCGACCTTCCGGCTGCTCACCCGCGGTGCGGAGAAGGCCACCGACGCGGAGATCGAGGAGAATCCGCGCGCCGCCCCGGTGCGGCTGCGTGCGGTGGAGCGGATCGAGGAGGGGCCCATCTCATGA
- a CDS encoding UDP-N-acetylmuramoyl-L-alanyl-D-glutamate--2,6-diaminopimelate ligase: MAAQSSPQTLRPAQPPSTPLPVLLEATGARSADPTADVDRATPTGVTVTGIEQRSNAVLAGDLFAALPGARAHGARFAADAVARGAVAIFTDPAGAAELGDLGVPVLVREEPRAVLGELSALIYGHPSQRLTIVGITGTSGKTTTSYLVEAGLAAAGLATGLIGTIETRIGGRRVPSALTTPEAPQLHAMFAAMVEQGVDAVVMEVSSHALALGRVDGVRFDVGAFTNLSQDHLDFHADFEDYFAAKRRLFEVGSPIAARTAVVCVDQEWGRRLAAALPNPVTVRTEPASPAGAEAAKPAAAAATDSARPTEDPAAVAADWTVAGDVTTIAGGEQEFVAAGPDGRIPVRLRLPGRYNVANGLLAVAVCAAAGVDAAQAAAALASVDVPGRMQRVTRGQNFLAVVDYAHKPAAVESVLATLRAQTSGRVAVVVGAGGDRDAGKRPLMGAAAARGADLTVITDDNPRSEDPATIRAALRAGALAVPEAERGEVREVGDRAAAVAAAVRWARAGDVVLIAGKGHETGQEIAGVKHPFDDREVLAAALAAIGSTTEDSRVP; this comes from the coding sequence GTGGCTGCGCAGTCCAGCCCGCAGACGCTCCGGCCGGCCCAGCCGCCGTCGACGCCGTTGCCCGTCCTGCTGGAAGCCACCGGAGCACGTTCGGCGGACCCGACCGCCGATGTCGATCGGGCCACGCCGACGGGGGTGACCGTCACCGGTATCGAGCAGCGCTCGAACGCGGTGCTGGCCGGTGATCTGTTCGCCGCGCTGCCCGGCGCCCGCGCGCACGGCGCCCGGTTCGCCGCGGACGCGGTGGCGCGCGGCGCAGTCGCGATCTTCACCGACCCGGCGGGCGCCGCCGAACTGGGCGACCTCGGGGTGCCGGTGCTGGTGCGCGAGGAGCCGCGCGCGGTGCTCGGCGAGCTCTCCGCGCTGATCTACGGCCACCCGTCTCAGCGGCTGACGATCGTCGGCATCACCGGCACCTCCGGCAAGACCACCACGTCGTACCTGGTCGAGGCGGGGCTGGCCGCGGCCGGGCTCGCCACCGGGCTGATCGGCACCATCGAGACGCGGATCGGCGGGCGGCGGGTGCCGAGCGCGCTGACCACGCCGGAGGCGCCGCAGCTGCACGCCATGTTCGCGGCCATGGTCGAGCAGGGGGTGGATGCCGTGGTGATGGAGGTGTCCAGCCACGCGCTCGCGCTCGGCCGGGTGGACGGGGTGCGCTTCGACGTCGGCGCCTTCACCAACCTCTCCCAGGACCACCTGGACTTCCACGCCGACTTCGAGGACTACTTCGCCGCCAAGCGCAGGCTCTTCGAGGTGGGTTCGCCGATCGCGGCGCGGACCGCCGTGGTCTGCGTGGACCAGGAGTGGGGTCGGCGCCTCGCCGCCGCCCTGCCGAACCCCGTCACGGTCCGCACCGAGCCCGCATCCCCGGCCGGGGCGGAGGCAGCGAAGCCTGCCGCCGCTGCCGCGACGGACTCCGCTCGGCCGACCGAAGATCCGGCCGCTGTGGCGGCCGACTGGACTGTCGCCGGTGACGTCACCACGATCGCCGGCGGCGAGCAGGAGTTCGTCGCCGCGGGGCCGGACGGCCGGATCCCGGTGCGGCTGCGCCTGCCCGGCCGCTACAACGTGGCGAACGGACTGCTCGCCGTCGCGGTGTGCGCCGCCGCTGGCGTGGACGCGGCACAGGCCGCCGCCGCGCTGGCATCGGTCGACGTCCCCGGCCGCATGCAGAGGGTAACGCGCGGCCAAAACTTCCTCGCCGTCGTCGACTACGCGCACAAGCCTGCCGCGGTGGAGTCGGTCCTCGCCACGCTGCGCGCCCAGACCTCCGGCCGGGTGGCCGTCGTGGTCGGCGCCGGTGGCGACCGGGACGCGGGCAAGCGCCCGCTGATGGGCGCGGCCGCCGCGCGCGGCGCCGACCTGACCGTGATCACCGACGACAACCCGCGCAGCGAGGACCCGGCCACCATCAGGGCCGCGCTGCGCGCGGGCGCGCTCGCCGTGCCGGAGGCCGAGCGCGGCGAGGTGCGCGAGGTCGGCGACCGCGCCGCCGCCGTCGCCGCCGCGGTGCGCTGGGCGCGCGCGGGCGACGTGGTGCTGATCGCGGGCAAGGGGCACGAGACCGGCCAGGAGATCGCCGGGGTCAAGCACCCCTTCGACGACCGCGAGGTGCTCGCCGCCGCGCTGGCGGCGATCGGCTCGACGACAGAGGACTCGAGAGTTCCATGA
- the mraZ gene encoding division/cell wall cluster transcriptional repressor MraZ, translating into MFFGTYTPRLDDKGRLTLPAKFRDDLAGGLMVTKGQDHSLAVYPREAFAELAQRAAAASRTDPQARAFVRALAAGTDEQRPDAQGRITLSVDHRRYANLSRDCVVNGSIEFLEIWDKQAWESYLADHEEDYAQGSNESLGTIF; encoded by the coding sequence GTGTTCTTCGGTACCTACACCCCGCGGCTGGACGACAAGGGGCGACTCACGTTGCCCGCGAAATTTCGAGACGATCTGGCGGGAGGGTTGATGGTCACGAAGGGTCAGGACCACAGCCTTGCCGTCTATCCGCGGGAGGCGTTCGCGGAACTCGCGCAGCGCGCCGCGGCGGCGTCCCGCACCGATCCGCAGGCGCGCGCCTTCGTGCGCGCACTGGCGGCGGGCACCGACGAGCAGCGTCCGGATGCCCAGGGTCGCATCACCCTCTCGGTCGATCATCGCCGCTACGCCAACCTCAGCAGGGACTGCGTGGTGAACGGGTCGATCGAATTCCTGGAGATCTGGGACAAGCAGGCGTGGGAGTCCTACCTCGCCGATCACGAGGAGGACTACGCGCAAGGGAGCAACGAGTCGCTGGGCACGATCTTCTAG
- a CDS encoding UDP-N-acetylmuramoyl-tripeptide--D-alanyl-D-alanine ligase has product MIVMTLREIAEIVGGTLHDVPDPEAAVTGGVEFDSRRIGTGDLFLALPGARSDGHDFAAGAVADGAVAVLAARPVGVPAVVVEPRPGQVSAGAMVVEHDTDGSGAAVLAALGALARAVVQRLSAAGSLTVVGVTGSSGKTSTKDLLAAVLRPLGSVVAPPGSFNNELGHPWTALRATADTRFLVLELSARGPGHIAALAEIAPPAIGVVLNVGTAHLGEFGSREAIAKTKGELVEALPATGLAVLNADDPQVAAMAARTAARVVTVGQASTAAIRATEVRLDEHARAAFTLHTPGGEVPVRLAVHGEHQVGNALAAAAVALECGADLNTVAAALGGAAAASARRMDVRTTATGVTVVNDSYNANPDSVRAALKALVTMARTDDRRRRSWAVLGEMGELGPESVVEHDAIGRLAVRLDVDRLVVVGTGRPPRAMHQGAVMEGSWGEESILVPDIGAAIALLDAEVEPGDVVLVKASQSVGLWEVADHLTGGSAVPPDAPAGSTEATR; this is encoded by the coding sequence ATGATCGTGATGACACTGCGGGAGATCGCGGAGATCGTCGGCGGCACGCTGCACGACGTCCCCGACCCCGAGGCGGCGGTGACCGGCGGCGTCGAGTTCGACTCGCGCAGGATCGGCACCGGCGATCTCTTCCTCGCCCTCCCCGGCGCCAGGTCGGACGGCCACGACTTCGCGGCGGGCGCCGTCGCGGACGGCGCGGTCGCGGTGCTCGCGGCCCGCCCGGTCGGCGTTCCCGCCGTCGTGGTCGAGCCGCGGCCGGGTCAGGTCTCCGCGGGCGCGATGGTGGTCGAGCACGACACCGACGGCTCCGGCGCCGCGGTGCTGGCCGCGCTCGGCGCCCTGGCCAGGGCCGTCGTGCAGCGGCTCAGCGCGGCGGGCTCGCTCACGGTGGTCGGCGTGACCGGCTCCTCCGGCAAGACCTCGACCAAGGATCTGCTCGCCGCCGTGCTGCGCCCGCTCGGCAGCGTGGTGGCCCCGCCCGGCTCGTTCAACAACGAGCTCGGCCACCCCTGGACGGCGCTGCGCGCCACCGCCGACACCCGCTTCCTTGTCCTCGAGCTCTCCGCGCGCGGCCCCGGCCACATCGCCGCGCTGGCCGAGATCGCCCCGCCCGCCATCGGCGTGGTGCTCAATGTCGGCACCGCGCACCTCGGCGAGTTCGGCAGCCGCGAGGCCATCGCGAAGACCAAGGGCGAGCTGGTGGAGGCGCTGCCCGCCACCGGGCTCGCCGTGCTGAACGCCGACGACCCGCAGGTCGCCGCCATGGCGGCGCGCACCGCGGCGCGGGTGGTCACCGTCGGGCAGGCGAGCACCGCCGCGATCCGGGCCACCGAGGTCAGGCTGGACGAGCACGCGCGCGCCGCCTTCACCCTGCACACCCCCGGCGGGGAGGTGCCGGTGCGGCTGGCCGTGCACGGCGAGCACCAGGTGGGCAACGCGCTCGCCGCCGCCGCCGTCGCGCTGGAGTGCGGCGCCGACCTGAATACCGTCGCCGCCGCGCTCGGCGGCGCCGCCGCCGCCTCCGCGCGCCGGATGGACGTGCGGACGACGGCGACCGGCGTCACCGTCGTCAACGACTCCTACAACGCCAACCCCGATTCCGTGCGGGCCGCGCTCAAGGCCCTGGTCACCATGGCCAGGACCGACGACCGGCGGCGGCGCAGCTGGGCCGTGCTCGGTGAGATGGGCGAGCTCGGCCCGGAGTCGGTGGTGGAACACGATGCGATCGGACGGCTCGCGGTGCGGCTGGATGTGGACCGGCTCGTCGTGGTCGGGACCGGAAGGCCGCCCCGGGCCATGCACCAGGGAGCGGTGATGGAAGGCTCGTGGGGCGAGGAATCGATCCTCGTACCCGATATCGGTGCGGCGATCGCCCTGCTCGACGCGGAGGTCGAACCGGGTGACGTGGTACTGGTGAAGGCGTCGCAATCGGTCGGCCTCTGGGAGGTCGCCGACCATTTGACAGGGGGATCGGCAGTGCCGCCGGACGCACCTGCGGGAAGCACGGAGGCAACCCGATGA
- a CDS encoding GNAT family N-acetyltransferase encodes MSAATTDHLPAPTIVDLSVPALRARLPDALGVYVAAMAYPRGTENHRAPMWTEHTTRPGWRAVAAVQPDEYGRVDLGSAPILAVAYGYRGAPHQWWHQQVHAGMRRCGWTEPATRDLLTDYFELTELHVHPAAQGRGLGATLLTRLLQDRPERSVLLSTPEVAAEDNRAWRLYRRTGFSDVIRHFVFAGDNRPFAVLGRSLPL; translated from the coding sequence ATGAGCGCCGCCACCACCGATCACCTGCCAGCGCCGACCATCGTCGACCTCTCGGTCCCGGCCCTGCGCGCCCGGCTGCCCGACGCACTCGGCGTCTACGTCGCGGCCATGGCCTACCCGCGCGGCACCGAGAACCACCGCGCCCCGATGTGGACCGAGCACACCACCCGGCCGGGCTGGCGCGCCGTCGCCGCGGTGCAGCCGGACGAGTACGGCCGGGTCGACCTCGGCTCCGCGCCGATCCTCGCCGTCGCCTACGGCTACCGGGGCGCGCCGCACCAGTGGTGGCACCAGCAGGTGCACGCCGGGATGCGGCGCTGCGGCTGGACCGAGCCCGCCACCAGGGACCTGCTCACCGACTACTTCGAGCTCACCGAGCTGCACGTGCACCCGGCCGCGCAGGGGCGCGGGCTGGGCGCGACGCTGCTCACCCGGCTGCTGCAGGACCGGCCGGAGCGCTCGGTGCTGCTCTCCACCCCCGAGGTCGCGGCCGAGGACAACCGCGCCTGGCGGCTCTACCGGCGCACCGGCTTCTCCGATGTGATCAGGCACTTCGTCTTCGCCGGCGACAACCGGCCGTTCGCGGTGCTCGGCCGCTCGCTGCCGCTGTGA
- a CDS encoding SAV_6107 family HEPN domain-containing protein, which translates to MGPPTGDSSARRGRAGSLLRKADGLLMAAAGEPDPRECFRTAYLAALRGAGAVLAYTGADTAPRARSRNAWVLLQRAAPEFVMWADYFSAHSELRAALEAGLDREIGRQEAVEFHSRVGAFLHDVEDLLASAARLRPAPGWTGGMSA; encoded by the coding sequence ATGGGGCCGCCCACCGGTGATTCGTCCGCGCGGCGCGGCCGGGCGGGCAGCCTGCTGCGGAAGGCCGACGGCCTGCTCATGGCCGCGGCGGGCGAGCCGGACCCGAGGGAGTGCTTCCGCACCGCCTACCTGGCCGCGCTGCGTGGCGCGGGCGCGGTACTCGCTTACACCGGCGCCGACACCGCGCCGCGGGCCCGCTCCCGCAATGCCTGGGTGCTGCTGCAGCGCGCCGCCCCCGAGTTCGTCATGTGGGCCGATTACTTCAGCGCGCACTCCGAACTGCGGGCCGCACTCGAGGCCGGGCTCGACCGCGAGATCGGCAGGCAGGAGGCGGTCGAGTTCCATTCCCGGGTCGGCGCCTTCCTGCACGACGTGGAAGATCTGCTGGCCAGCGCGGCCCGGCTGCGCCCCGCTCCGGGCTGGACCGGGGGAATGTCGGCCTGA
- a CDS encoding peptidoglycan D,D-transpeptidase FtsI family protein, giving the protein MLVALAVVALQLLWVQSIAAPGLSAQAASQRTTRQIEPATRGPIVDRNGKPLAFTVTAKALTFQPVRVRQELAAAREKDDTAPEPDKRLLEIADTVNAKLGPAGPSEKELLAKLRGDETFVYLARGVDPRIAAELKLKFPEVGTERQDLREYPGGALAANLLGATGWDGHGQIGLESSMDSLLAGTDGSHTYDRGSDGAVIPGSWRDRQPAVNGNTVELTLDQDLQYYVQQQVQQAKELSGAQGASAVVLDARTGQVLAMANDNTFNPALGPQFWSNADMSNPSVTEPFEPGSVNKIITAAAAIEYGLTTPDEVLQVPGEIRMAGVTVNDAWEHGVAPYTTTGIFGKSSNVGTLMLAQRVGEDRFADLVGRFGLGRRSGVGLPGESAGQVPARDQWSGGTFANLPIGQGLSMTTLQMTGMYQAIANDGVRIPPRVVRATIGPDGARTDEPQPDGVRVVSPATAATLRTMFQSVVQRDPRGVQMGTGASGAVTGYQIAGKTGTAQQIDQQCKCYSSSSYWITFAGIAPADDPRYVVGIMLDNPQRSSDGGGGQSAAPLFHNIASWALQRDAVPPSPAPPGPFVLQAS; this is encoded by the coding sequence ATGCTGGTGGCGCTCGCCGTGGTCGCGCTGCAGCTGCTCTGGGTGCAGAGCATCGCCGCGCCCGGACTTTCCGCGCAGGCCGCGAGCCAGCGCACCACCAGGCAGATCGAGCCCGCCACCCGCGGCCCGATCGTGGACCGCAACGGGAAGCCGCTCGCCTTCACCGTGACCGCGAAGGCGCTCACCTTCCAGCCGGTCCGGGTGCGCCAGGAGCTCGCCGCCGCGCGCGAGAAGGACGACACCGCCCCGGAGCCGGACAAGCGGCTGCTCGAGATCGCGGACACCGTCAACGCCAAGCTCGGCCCCGCGGGCCCATCGGAGAAGGAGCTGCTGGCCAAGCTGCGCGGCGACGAGACCTTCGTCTACCTGGCGCGCGGCGTCGACCCGCGGATCGCCGCCGAGCTCAAGCTGAAGTTCCCCGAGGTCGGCACCGAGCGGCAGGACCTGCGCGAATATCCGGGCGGGGCGCTCGCCGCCAACCTGCTCGGCGCCACCGGGTGGGACGGCCACGGCCAGATCGGGCTGGAGTCGTCGATGGACTCGCTGCTGGCCGGCACCGACGGCTCGCACACCTACGACCGCGGCTCGGACGGCGCGGTGATCCCGGGCAGCTGGCGCGACCGGCAGCCCGCGGTGAACGGCAACACCGTCGAGCTGACCCTTGACCAGGATCTGCAGTACTACGTGCAGCAGCAGGTGCAGCAGGCCAAGGAGCTCTCCGGCGCGCAGGGCGCCTCCGCGGTGGTGCTGGACGCGCGCACCGGCCAGGTGCTCGCCATGGCCAACGACAACACCTTCAACCCCGCGCTCGGCCCGCAGTTCTGGTCGAACGCGGACATGAGCAACCCCTCGGTGACCGAGCCCTTCGAGCCCGGCTCGGTGAACAAGATCATCACCGCGGCCGCGGCCATCGAGTACGGGCTGACGACCCCGGACGAGGTGCTGCAGGTGCCCGGCGAGATCCGGATGGCCGGGGTCACCGTGAACGACGCCTGGGAGCACGGCGTCGCGCCGTACACCACCACCGGAATCTTCGGGAAGTCGTCCAATGTCGGCACGCTCATGCTGGCGCAGCGAGTCGGCGAGGACCGCTTCGCCGACCTGGTGGGCCGGTTCGGGCTCGGCAGGCGCAGCGGCGTCGGGCTGCCCGGCGAGAGCGCGGGGCAGGTGCCCGCGCGGGACCAGTGGTCCGGCGGCACCTTCGCCAACCTGCCGATCGGCCAGGGCCTCTCGATGACCACGCTGCAGATGACCGGCATGTACCAGGCCATCGCCAACGACGGCGTGCGGATTCCGCCGCGCGTCGTCAGGGCCACCATCGGGCCGGACGGCGCGCGCACCGACGAGCCGCAGCCGGACGGGGTGCGGGTGGTGAGCCCGGCGACCGCGGCCACGCTGCGCACCATGTTCCAGTCGGTGGTGCAGCGCGACCCGCGCGGCGTGCAGATGGGCACCGGTGCCTCCGGCGCCGTCACCGGGTACCAGATCGCGGGCAAGACCGGCACCGCGCAGCAGATCGACCAGCAGTGCAAGTGCTACTCCAGCTCCAGCTACTGGATCACCTTCGCCGGGATCGCGCCCGCCGACGACCCGCGCTACGTCGTCGGGATCATGCTGGACAATCCGCAGCGCAGCTCGGACGGCGGCGGCGGGCAGTCGGCGGCGCCGCTCTTCCACAACATCGCCTCCTGGGCGCTGCAGCGCGACGCGGTCCCGCCGTCGCCCGCGCCGCCGGGGCCGTTCGTCCTGCAGGCGTCCTGA
- a CDS encoding phytoene desaturase family protein translates to MSAACDVAVVGSGHNALVAACYLARAGERVVVLERDEVIGGAVSTVERFPGYAVDRGSSAHLMVRHTGIVEELELDRFGLRYVDCDPWAFVPGEPPLIFARDLERTCASIEAACGARDADAYRRFVGVWGPRSARVMRAFGVPPTGGKLARAFWGLSAPDGGAALSREFLQSGDALLDATFESERLRAALAWFGAQSGPPMSEPGTAPMIGFAALMHTLPPGRAVGGSGALTAALAARLRADGGELRTGDAVAALRGDGDGWELRTESGQVLRAGTVVAGAHVLETLELLGAGGFDAAPLADWRRRIRVGPGIGMVVRLGTTALPRYPGAEQADSATGLQLLVRDRRALWGAHGAALAGQLPPRPVVLAMSFSALDPTIAPPERHQLSLWAQWHPYRLADGDWDSAGEREADRIIAELDGFAPGFAETIEHRYTQTPLDLERELGLRGGNVMHVEMSLDQMMMWRPLPELAKGTVPGAPGLYLTGASTHPGGGVSGAAGRRTAQAVLGRGGPLRRLARGKRR, encoded by the coding sequence GTGAGCGCCGCCTGCGACGTCGCCGTCGTCGGCTCCGGCCACAACGCCCTCGTCGCCGCCTGCTACCTGGCCCGCGCCGGGGAGCGGGTGGTGGTGCTCGAGCGCGACGAGGTGATCGGCGGCGCCGTCTCCACGGTGGAGCGGTTCCCCGGGTACGCGGTGGACCGCGGCTCGTCGGCGCACCTCATGGTGCGGCACACCGGGATCGTCGAGGAGCTCGAGCTGGACCGGTTCGGGCTGCGCTACGTCGACTGCGACCCGTGGGCCTTCGTGCCCGGCGAGCCGCCGCTGATCTTCGCCCGCGACCTGGAGCGCACCTGCGCGAGCATCGAGGCGGCCTGCGGCGCGCGCGACGCCGACGCCTACCGCCGCTTCGTCGGGGTGTGGGGGCCGCGTAGCGCCCGGGTCATGCGGGCCTTCGGCGTGCCGCCCACCGGCGGCAAGCTGGCCCGCGCCTTCTGGGGGCTCAGCGCGCCGGACGGCGGCGCCGCGCTGTCGAGGGAGTTCCTGCAGTCCGGGGACGCGCTGCTGGACGCGACCTTCGAGAGCGAGCGGCTGCGCGCCGCGCTCGCCTGGTTCGGGGCGCAGTCCGGGCCGCCCATGTCGGAGCCGGGAACCGCGCCGATGATCGGCTTCGCCGCGCTCATGCACACGCTGCCGCCGGGGCGCGCGGTCGGCGGCAGCGGGGCGCTCACCGCCGCGCTCGCCGCCCGGCTGCGCGCCGACGGCGGCGAGCTGCGCACCGGTGACGCGGTCGCCGCGCTGCGCGGGGACGGGGACGGCTGGGAGCTGCGCACCGAGTCCGGGCAGGTGCTGCGGGCGGGCACGGTCGTCGCCGGGGCGCACGTGCTGGAGACGCTCGAGTTGCTCGGCGCGGGCGGGTTCGACGCCGCGCCGCTGGCCGACTGGCGGCGGCGGATCCGGGTCGGGCCCGGCATCGGCATGGTGGTCCGGCTCGGGACCACCGCGCTGCCCCGCTACCCCGGCGCGGAGCAGGCCGACTCGGCGACCGGGCTGCAGCTGCTCGTCCGCGACCGGCGCGCGCTCTGGGGCGCGCACGGTGCCGCGCTGGCCGGGCAGCTGCCGCCGCGGCCGGTGGTGCTCGCCATGAGCTTCAGCGCGCTCGACCCGACGATCGCGCCCCCGGAGCGGCACCAGCTCTCGCTCTGGGCGCAGTGGCACCCGTACCGGCTCGCCGACGGCGACTGGGATTCGGCCGGGGAGCGCGAGGCGGATCGGATCATCGCCGAGCTCGACGGGTTCGCCCCCGGGTTCGCGGAGACGATCGAGCACCGCTACACCCAGACCCCGCTCGACCTGGAGCGCGAGCTCGGGCTGCGCGGCGGGAACGTCATGCACGTGGAGATGTCGCTGGACCAGATGATGATGTGGCGGCCGCTGCCCGAGCTGGCGAAGGGCACCGTGCCCGGCGCGCCCGGGCTGTATCTCACCGGCGCCTCCACGCACCCGGGCGGCGGGGTCTCCGGTGCCGCCGGGCGGCGGACCGCGCAGGCGGTGCTCGGCCGGGGCGGGCCGCTGCGCCGGTTGGCGCGGGGCAAGCGGCGGTGA
- the mraY gene encoding phospho-N-acetylmuramoyl-pentapeptide-transferase, protein MRQILFAAAIALTVSILLTPLLISIFAKRGFGQEIRVDGPASHQAKRGTPTMGGIAIVIGIWAGYLGSHLIGIGYDAEGPSASALLVLGLATALGLVGFLDDMIKLRKQRNLGLTAAGKYIGQISAAILFGILALQFKGANGLTPASRHLSYVRDITTVSMGVVVFLVFVCLVVVAWSNAVNLTDGLDGLAAGSMSLVLGGYVVITFWQYYHACSTKPETGCYNVRDPLDLALVCAAGGAACVGFLWWNAAPAKIFMGDTGSLALGGLIAGLSVVTRTELLMIVIGALFVAEAMSVILQVVVFRTTRNRLFKMAPFHHHFELSKWAETTVIIRFWLLAAMASAFGLGLFYSEYLSQVG, encoded by the coding sequence ATGAGACAGATCCTGTTCGCGGCGGCCATCGCGCTGACCGTATCGATCCTGCTCACACCGCTGCTGATCTCGATCTTCGCGAAGCGCGGCTTCGGCCAGGAGATCCGGGTCGACGGCCCGGCCAGCCACCAGGCCAAGCGCGGGACGCCGACCATGGGTGGCATCGCCATCGTGATCGGCATCTGGGCCGGATACCTCGGCTCGCACCTGATCGGCATCGGCTACGACGCCGAGGGGCCCTCGGCCTCGGCGCTGCTGGTGCTCGGGCTGGCCACCGCGCTCGGCCTGGTCGGCTTCCTGGACGACATGATCAAGCTGCGCAAGCAGCGCAACCTCGGCCTCACCGCCGCGGGCAAGTACATCGGGCAGATCTCCGCCGCGATCCTCTTCGGCATCCTCGCGTTGCAGTTCAAGGGCGCGAACGGGCTCACCCCGGCGAGCAGGCACCTCTCCTACGTCCGCGACATCACCACCGTCTCGATGGGCGTCGTGGTGTTCCTGGTGTTCGTCTGCCTGGTGGTGGTGGCCTGGTCCAACGCGGTCAACCTGACCGACGGGCTGGACGGGCTCGCCGCCGGGTCGATGAGCCTGGTGCTCGGCGGCTACGTGGTGATCACCTTCTGGCAGTACTACCACGCCTGCTCGACCAAGCCGGAGACCGGCTGCTACAACGTCCGCGACCCGCTGGACCTGGCCCTGGTCTGTGCCGCGGGCGGCGCGGCCTGCGTCGGCTTCCTCTGGTGGAACGCGGCGCCCGCCAAGATCTTCATGGGCGACACCGGCTCGCTGGCGCTCGGCGGGCTGATCGCCGGGCTCTCCGTCGTCACCCGCACCGAGCTGCTCATGATCGTCATCGGCGCGCTCTTCGTCGCCGAGGCCATGTCGGTGATCCTGCAGGTGGTCGTCTTCCGGACCACGCGGAACCGGCTGTTCAAGATGGCGCCCTTCCATCACCACTTCGAGTTGAGCAAATGGGCGGAGACCACCGTCATCATCCGGTTCTGGCTGCTCGCCGCGATGGCCTCGGCCTTCGGGCTCGGGCTGTTCTACAGCGAATACCTCTCCCAGGTCGGCTGA